In the Oncorhynchus keta strain PuntledgeMale-10-30-2019 chromosome 14, Oket_V2, whole genome shotgun sequence genome, one interval contains:
- the LOC118393282 gene encoding polyubiquitin-like — MELTITLLNGNSLPLTVPPHTTVGSLKSLIQQHFEVATTKQRLLGVNGNNISLSDDSKTLSDYGLHSGSKVMVLITEPTPIQVFLKNEKGQTHTYDVVPGETVTQFKAKVQNKEAVPANQQRLIHEGRQLEDGQRLENYNIRNQSIIYLTLRLRGG, encoded by the coding sequence ATGGAACTCACTATAACGCTTTTGAACGGGAACTCACTTCCCCTGACAGTTCCGCCACACACCACCGTGGGGTCTCTCAAGAGTTTGATTCAACAACACTTTGAAGTGGCCACAACAAAGCAGAGGCTGTTAGGCGTCAATGGGAACAACATCAGTCTCAGCGATGATTCAAAAACTTTGAGCGACTATGGCCTGCATTCAGGATCTAAAGTGATGGTGCTGATTACGGAGCCCACGCCTATCCAGGTGTTCCTGAAAAACGAAAAgggccagacacacacatatgATGTGGTGCCTGGTGAGACTGTAACCCAGTTCAAAGCCAAGGTACAAAACAAGGAGGCAGTCCCTGCCAATCAACAGAGGCTGATTCATGAGGGTAGGCAGCTCGAGGATGGCCAGAGGCTGGAGAACTACAACATCAGAAATCAAAGCATCATCTATCTGACGCTCCGTCTAAGGGGAGGCTGA